A stretch of Desulfarculaceae bacterium DNA encodes these proteins:
- a CDS encoding ABC transporter substrate-binding protein, protein MKTMKWFGLVLTAMLLALALCLPAGAAAPIKIAVLGPMSFTQGEGHWNGATMAAEEINKAGGIKVGNQMRPIELIKVDTNEFLSIPDATNAVELAVSRHKADFLVGGFRTEAVLVMQDIAMDAKKVFIGCGAAHPALCTKVTKDYDRYKYWFRLTPINSKYLGKVDFILLGTVAHIMKKTLGIKKIKVAVVAEKAAWADPIVNISKKLLPAKMGMEVVGVWRPSPVAKDCTAELAAIQRAGAHIVFTTFSSSVGLTFAKQMGELKVPAAAVGINVESQKSGFWPATGGKGAYTETINTYARVEITPKTIPFYDKYVKLYKEAPNYTAGTYDALYIIKNAVERVGTIDSDKVVASLEKTDYVDTAGRVVFDKSHDVTWGPGYVTAIGTQWQDGKIMCVWPYHWQKVFYKGTVPYKLAPWVVDYWKNKK, encoded by the coding sequence GTGAAAACTATGAAGTGGTTCGGTTTGGTCTTGACCGCCATGCTGCTGGCCTTGGCTTTATGCCTGCCCGCCGGAGCAGCGGCCCCCATCAAGATCGCGGTGTTGGGGCCCATGTCCTTCACCCAGGGCGAGGGGCACTGGAACGGGGCCACCATGGCGGCCGAGGAGATCAACAAGGCCGGCGGGATCAAGGTGGGCAATCAGATGCGGCCCATCGAGCTGATCAAGGTGGACACCAACGAGTTCCTGAGCATCCCCGACGCCACCAACGCGGTGGAGTTGGCCGTGAGCCGCCACAAGGCGGACTTCTTGGTGGGCGGCTTCCGCACCGAGGCGGTGCTGGTGATGCAGGACATCGCCATGGACGCCAAGAAGGTCTTCATCGGCTGCGGCGCGGCTCACCCCGCGCTGTGCACCAAGGTGACCAAGGATTACGACCGCTACAAGTATTGGTTCCGCCTCACCCCCATCAACTCCAAGTACCTGGGCAAGGTCGACTTCATTCTGCTGGGCACCGTGGCCCACATCATGAAGAAGACCCTGGGCATCAAGAAGATCAAGGTGGCGGTGGTGGCCGAAAAGGCCGCCTGGGCCGACCCCATCGTGAACATCTCCAAGAAGCTTCTGCCCGCCAAGATGGGCATGGAGGTGGTGGGCGTATGGCGTCCCTCGCCGGTGGCCAAGGACTGCACCGCCGAGCTGGCCGCCATTCAGCGGGCCGGGGCCCACATCGTGTTCACCACCTTCTCTTCTTCGGTGGGCCTCACCTTCGCCAAGCAGATGGGCGAGCTGAAGGTGCCCGCTGCGGCGGTGGGTATCAACGTGGAGTCGCAGAAGAGCGGCTTCTGGCCGGCCACCGGCGGCAAGGGTGCGTACACCGAGACCATCAACACCTACGCCCGGGTGGAGATCACCCCCAAGACCATCCCCTTCTACGACAAGTACGTGAAGCTCTACAAGGAAGCCCCCAACTACACCGCGGGCACCTATGACGCCCTGTACATCATCAAGAACGCGGTGGAGCGGGTCGGCACCATCGATTCGGACAAGGTGGTGGCTTCCCTGGAGAAGACCGACTACGTCGACACCGCCGGCCGCGTGGTCTTCGACAAGTCCCACGACGTGACCTGGGGCCCGGGCTACGTGACCGCCATCGGCACCCAGTGGCAGGACGGCAAGATCATGTGCGTGTGGCCCTATCACTGGCAGAAGGTGTTCTACAAGGGCACCGTGCCCTACAAGCTGGCCCCCTGGGTCGTCGACTACTGGAAGAACAAGAAGTAA
- a CDS encoding acyl-CoA dehydrogenase codes for MGVNYFHRDSRDSKFVLTEHLDLNKLLSYPAYADFTAEDVEMMVEEGLKVGREVLAPGLQDGDRIGCVWDDGVVTTPDSWKQTWRVLGENGWIGATSNPEFGGQGLPQMVGGIIRELHNSANMAFMTFAGLAVGAGHLIENFGSDQDRELFVEKMYGGVWGGTMCLTENDAGSDVGASRTKAVPLADDPSGRLFKIEGTKRFITCGEHDLTENIIHLVLARIEGAPEGTRGLSLFIVPKIWVEPDGSLGEPNDVFCSGIEHKMGIHGSPTCSLSFGENGGCRGILLGEANSGMAKMFQMMNEARIGCGTQACGVTASAYDMALVYAKERVQGAPLADRHGAAVTIVHHEDVRRMLLKLKSGSEAMRAFVAYLLFHADVAKHDPDPEARERSSHRMEMLTPLVKAYNTDLGYNLTRDAIQVLGGAGYCSDFPVEQYARDVKILSIWEGTNYIQALDLVGRKLGIAKGAAFKEWILEVVGFAQAHADDPEFGQDCKLLEKAAGMVGDTGRRFGEFFKEGRVSLVPLYATRFLDSFAETVLANLLLEQGLIARDKLAAGGLSDSECYFYQGKVASAQFFCRNMLTEVFGRYVALQQEDLSAVELPEEAF; via the coding sequence ATGGGCGTCAATTACTTCCACCGCGACAGCCGCGACAGCAAATTCGTGCTCACCGAGCACCTGGACCTGAACAAACTGCTGAGCTACCCGGCCTATGCCGACTTCACCGCCGAGGACGTGGAGATGATGGTGGAGGAGGGGCTCAAGGTGGGCCGCGAGGTGCTGGCCCCGGGCCTGCAAGACGGCGACCGCATCGGCTGCGTCTGGGACGACGGGGTGGTTACCACGCCGGATTCCTGGAAGCAGACCTGGCGGGTGCTGGGAGAGAACGGTTGGATCGGGGCCACCTCCAACCCCGAGTTCGGCGGCCAGGGCCTGCCCCAAATGGTGGGCGGGATCATCCGCGAGCTGCACAACTCGGCCAACATGGCCTTCATGACCTTCGCCGGGCTGGCGGTGGGCGCGGGGCACCTCATCGAAAACTTCGGCAGCGACCAGGACCGCGAGCTGTTCGTGGAAAAGATGTACGGCGGGGTGTGGGGGGGCACCATGTGCCTGACCGAGAACGACGCGGGCTCGGACGTGGGCGCCTCGCGCACCAAGGCCGTGCCCCTGGCCGACGACCCCAGCGGCCGCTTGTTCAAGATCGAGGGCACCAAGCGCTTCATCACCTGCGGCGAGCACGACCTGACCGAGAACATCATCCACCTGGTGCTGGCCCGCATCGAGGGCGCGCCCGAGGGCACCAGGGGCTTGAGCCTGTTTATCGTGCCCAAGATATGGGTGGAGCCCGACGGCTCCTTGGGCGAGCCCAACGACGTGTTCTGCTCGGGCATCGAGCACAAGATGGGCATCCACGGCTCGCCCACCTGCTCCCTGAGCTTCGGGGAGAACGGCGGCTGCCGGGGCATCCTCCTGGGCGAGGCAAACAGCGGCATGGCCAAGATGTTCCAGATGATGAACGAGGCCCGCATCGGCTGCGGCACCCAGGCCTGCGGGGTGACCGCCAGCGCCTACGACATGGCCCTGGTCTACGCCAAGGAGCGGGTGCAGGGCGCGCCCCTGGCCGACCGCCACGGCGCGGCGGTGACCATCGTGCACCACGAGGACGTGCGCCGCATGCTGCTGAAGCTCAAGTCCGGCTCCGAGGCCATGCGCGCTTTCGTGGCCTATCTGCTTTTCCACGCCGACGTGGCCAAGCACGACCCGGACCCCGAGGCGCGGGAGCGCTCCTCCCACCGCATGGAGATGCTCACTCCCTTGGTGAAGGCCTACAACACCGACCTGGGCTACAACCTGACCCGCGACGCCATCCAGGTGTTGGGCGGGGCGGGCTATTGCAGCGACTTCCCGGTGGAGCAGTACGCCCGTGACGTGAAGATCCTCTCCATTTGGGAGGGCACCAACTACATCCAGGCTCTGGACCTGGTGGGCCGCAAGCTGGGCATTGCCAAGGGCGCGGCCTTCAAGGAGTGGATCCTGGAGGTGGTAGGCTTTGCCCAGGCCCACGCCGATGACCCGGAGTTCGGCCAGGACTGCAAGCTGTTGGAAAAGGCGGCGGGCATGGTGGGCGACACCGGCCGCCGCTTCGGGGAGTTCTTCAAAGAGGGGCGGGTGTCCCTGGTGCCGCTCTACGCCACCCGCTTCCTGGACAGCTTTGCCGAAACGGTCCTGGCCAACCTGCTCTTGGAGCAGGGGCTCATCGCCCGCGACAAGCTGGCCGCCGGAGGCCTGAGCGATTCGGAGTGCTATTTCTATCAGGGAAAGGTGGCCTCGGCCCAGTTCTTCTGCCGCAACATGCTCACCGAGGTGTTCGGCCGCTACGTGGCCTTGCAGCAAGAGGACCTGAGCGCGGTGGAGCTGCCCGAGGAGGCGTTCTAG
- a CDS encoding ABC transporter ATP-binding protein, which translates to MIPPFLEVKGLRKDFGGLTATNDVSFDLGREEIVGLIGPNGAGKTTLVRLINGILKPDQGTVRFKGKNITGSKAYDIVNLGIASTFQNMRPFRRLPIIANVMVSCLSPRAMKRGEWVKKVEAKAMDALEFAGISDMALEKASTLSQGDLKRLEVARAVATDPELLILDEPFGGLSPAETELMAKSVARLHKGGRFGRLHSEGPAMIIIEHKLQQLMKIVDRIIVLNFGTIIADGTPEQIVKIPEVVEAYLGEGGV; encoded by the coding sequence ATGATCCCTCCCTTCCTGGAAGTGAAGGGGCTGCGCAAGGACTTCGGCGGCCTCACCGCCACCAACGACGTGAGCTTCGACCTGGGCCGCGAGGAGATAGTGGGGCTGATCGGCCCCAACGGCGCGGGCAAGACCACCCTGGTGCGCCTGATCAACGGCATCCTCAAGCCGGACCAGGGCACGGTCAGGTTCAAGGGCAAGAACATCACCGGGTCCAAGGCCTACGACATCGTGAACCTGGGCATCGCCAGCACCTTCCAGAACATGCGCCCCTTCCGGCGGCTGCCCATCATCGCCAACGTGATGGTCTCTTGCCTGAGCCCCCGGGCCATGAAGCGCGGCGAGTGGGTGAAAAAGGTGGAGGCCAAGGCCATGGACGCCCTGGAGTTCGCGGGCATCTCGGACATGGCCCTGGAAAAGGCCTCCACCCTGAGCCAGGGCGACTTGAAGCGCCTGGAGGTGGCCCGGGCCGTGGCCACGGACCCGGAGCTGCTCATCCTGGACGAGCCCTTCGGCGGTCTTAGCCCGGCCGAGACCGAGCTGATGGCCAAGTCGGTGGCGCGCCTGCACAAGGGCGGGCGCTTCGGGCGACTGCACAGCGAGGGCCCGGCCATGATCATCATCGAGCACAAGCTGCAACAGCTCATGAAGATCGTGGACCGCATCATCGTGTTGAACTTCGGCACCATCATCGCCGACGGCACGCCGGAACAGATCGTGAAGATACCCGAGGTGGTCGAAGCCTATCTGGGAGAGGGAGGCGTCTAA
- a CDS encoding ABC transporter ATP-binding protein — protein sequence MLLEVSNLTVCYDRAVLINDLSMHVEAGELVSLVGPNGAGKTTLLRAVTGLVAWEKMTQRGTAHGDITFTGAINFDNQSILKTPAHQIVKMGLVHCPERRRPFREMSVLENLLAGAYLHPDKEQVHQDLELVYELFPVLGKRSKQVSGTLSGGEQQMLAVGRALMSRPKLLCIDEPSTGLAPMMRAEVFNKIMAIREMGITILLVEQEVATVFKMADRNYVLSSGRIIAQGKGEELLEDEVIRKTYLGL from the coding sequence GTGCTGCTGGAGGTATCCAACCTGACGGTCTGCTACGACAGGGCCGTGTTGATCAACGATCTGAGCATGCACGTGGAGGCCGGCGAGCTGGTGAGCCTGGTGGGGCCCAACGGCGCGGGCAAGACCACCTTGCTGCGGGCGGTGACCGGTCTGGTGGCCTGGGAGAAGATGACCCAGCGGGGCACGGCCCACGGCGACATCACCTTCACCGGCGCCATCAACTTCGACAACCAGTCCATCCTAAAAACCCCAGCCCACCAGATCGTGAAGATGGGCCTGGTGCACTGCCCGGAGCGGCGGCGGCCCTTCCGGGAGATGAGCGTTTTGGAGAACCTGTTGGCCGGGGCCTATTTGCACCCGGACAAGGAGCAGGTGCACCAGGACCTGGAGCTGGTCTACGAGCTGTTCCCGGTCTTGGGCAAGCGCTCCAAGCAGGTCTCGGGCACTCTCTCCGGCGGAGAGCAGCAGATGCTGGCCGTGGGGCGCGCGTTGATGTCGCGGCCCAAGCTCCTGTGCATCGACGAGCCCTCCACCGGCCTGGCCCCCATGATGCGGGCCGAAGTGTTCAACAAGATCATGGCCATCCGCGAGATGGGCATCACCATCCTCTTGGTGGAGCAGGAGGTGGCCACGGTATTCAAGATGGCCGACCGCAACTACGTGCTCTCCTCGGGCAGGATCATCGCCCAGGGCAAGGGCGAGGAGCTCTTGGAGGACGAGGTAATCCGCAAGACCTACCTGGGGCTCTAG
- a CDS encoding patatin-like phospholipase family protein, whose amino-acid sequence MSKLPEYKAVVFAGGGARCFWQAGFWEAVGPALPKPPEVATAVSAGASTACHALGGTSAEALAYSLEGHAARRASGYQRSPYSLKPDRARVAFYRASFEELLRGEPMERLRSGPELRVLMAAPPPWAPGSLGILAGFLAYTLEKAIKKPLHPTWAQALGFSPVVGLANRCASSEEVADLVLASSCVPPIMEQAFWQGRAVLDGGLIDNAPVALLSPAERPALVLLTRRYPPEQLKGHHGLTYVQPSAPLPISKWESADPEAVQRAVDLGQADGYRFLRACRA is encoded by the coding sequence TTGTCCAAGCTTCCCGAATACAAAGCAGTGGTTTTTGCCGGCGGCGGGGCGCGCTGCTTTTGGCAGGCCGGCTTCTGGGAGGCGGTGGGCCCCGCCCTGCCCAAGCCGCCCGAGGTGGCCACCGCGGTGAGCGCCGGAGCCAGCACCGCTTGCCACGCCCTGGGCGGCACCTCGGCCGAGGCCCTGGCCTACAGCCTGGAAGGCCACGCCGCCCGCCGCGCCAGCGGCTACCAGCGCAGCCCATATAGCCTCAAACCGGACCGCGCCAGGGTGGCTTTTTACCGCGCATCCTTTGAAGAACTGCTCAGGGGTGAACCCATGGAGCGCCTGCGCTCCGGGCCCGAGTTGCGGGTGCTCATGGCCGCGCCTCCGCCCTGGGCTCCGGGCAGCCTGGGCATCCTGGCGGGCTTTTTGGCCTACACCCTGGAGAAGGCCATCAAGAAGCCGCTGCACCCCACCTGGGCCCAGGCCCTGGGCTTCTCGCCGGTGGTGGGCCTGGCCAACCGCTGCGCCAGCAGCGAGGAGGTGGCCGACCTGGTGCTGGCCTCCTCCTGCGTGCCGCCCATCATGGAGCAGGCTTTCTGGCAGGGCCGCGCGGTGCTGGACGGTGGGCTCATCGACAACGCGCCGGTGGCCCTGCTCTCCCCGGCCGAGCGCCCCGCCCTGGTCCTGCTCACCCGGCGCTACCCGCCCGAGCAGCTCAAGGGCCACCACGGCCTCACCTACGTGCAGCCCTCGGCGCCGCTGCCCATCTCCAAGTGGGAGAGCGCCGACCCCGAGGCGGTGCAGCGGGCCGTGGACCTAGGCCAGGCCGACGGCTACCGCTTCCTGCGCGCCTGCCGGGCCTAG
- a CDS encoding branched-chain amino acid ABC transporter permease: MLLDIIIDGLIKGSVYALLAIGFSLVLGVARIINIAHTALYMTAAYLIYMGTKMLGLPPLIAMPAAIVLTVILGLLIYNFFIKPIQEHEAAVLIATIAVAMMIQEVFLMSFGGHYLGVNPLVEGYATILGVKVTYQHLLALGLALVILVSVRLFLLRTRLGLAIRSTAQDREVANLMGMNVTRVAMGTMGVSVGLAAITGAIVVPLVTVEPTMWMHPLIMMLAIVVLGGLGSIEGSFVGAYILGFAESLVVFLLPMGSFLKDSVALSIMILVLLIRPDGLFGVSFEEER; the protein is encoded by the coding sequence ATGTTACTGGACATCATCATCGACGGCCTGATCAAGGGCAGCGTATACGCCCTGTTGGCCATTGGCTTCTCCCTGGTGCTGGGCGTGGCGCGCATCATAAACATCGCCCACACCGCCCTGTACATGACCGCGGCCTACCTGATCTACATGGGCACCAAGATGCTGGGCCTGCCGCCTCTCATCGCCATGCCGGCGGCCATCGTGCTCACCGTGATCCTGGGCCTGCTTATCTACAACTTCTTCATCAAGCCCATCCAGGAGCACGAGGCGGCGGTGCTCATCGCCACCATCGCCGTGGCCATGATGATCCAGGAGGTCTTCCTGATGAGCTTCGGCGGCCACTACCTGGGGGTGAACCCCCTGGTGGAGGGCTACGCCACCATCCTGGGAGTCAAGGTGACCTACCAGCACCTGCTGGCCTTGGGCCTGGCCCTGGTCATCCTGGTGAGCGTGCGACTGTTTTTGCTGCGCACCCGTTTGGGCCTGGCCATCCGCTCCACGGCCCAGGACCGCGAGGTGGCCAACCTCATGGGCATGAACGTGACCCGGGTGGCCATGGGCACCATGGGCGTGTCCGTGGGCCTGGCGGCCATCACCGGGGCCATCGTGGTTCCCCTGGTCACAGTGGAGCCCACCATGTGGATGCACCCTCTCATCATGATGCTGGCCATCGTGGTGTTGGGCGGCCTGGGCAGCATCGAGGGCAGCTTCGTGGGGGCCTATATCCTGGGCTTCGCCGAGAGCCTGGTGGTGTTTCTCTTGCCCATGGGCTCGTTCCTCAAGGACTCGGTGGCCCTGTCCATCATGATCCTGGTGCTCCTGATCCGCCCGGACGGGCTCTTCGGGGTCTCTTTCGAGGAGGAGCGCTGA
- a CDS encoding AMP-binding protein: MDPMQAYLSKPWLKHYPDTVAPELDLPSVSIPELFDEVSQKYGNKTSVIFYGKKISYKELRELADRFANALAGLGVQKGDRVALYLLNCPQYIIAYMGALKVGAVVTPVSPVYTSQEVRHQLSDSGAKTVVCQDILYDNVAATGVDLDNVIITGIDEYLPRLKKMFAKGVVAKAYGGMHIPDAALIAQAGLLKMQDLLKQSSPNPPAVSIDPATDLAALPYTGGTTGHPKAAMLTHQNIVSCQAQALAFWEHQFVDGDETIIAFLPLFHIYGQVVIMLTGLVHGFTLVLFTTPDMDEILAAVERYNASGFYGVPTLYEYLKEYDKTARVNWKKLKIIVCGADTLHETTVDDWERRTGSRIVEGYGMTETAAVSHTNPLHRTKKGSFGLPVPNVTAAIVEVDGDQAVPLGEVGEMVLSGPNIMQGYWQRDQDNAETMLDMAGMRWMRTGDLVSMDEEGYFHFFDRKRDLIKHKGYSVFAKHVEEVLYNHPQVKAAGVVGVPDPKVGQLIKAYVVLQAEARGKLSEEELIAYCKDELAHYKVPQIIEFRGELPKTDVGKVSRRELREEGEEAVA; the protein is encoded by the coding sequence ATGGACCCGATGCAGGCTTACCTTTCCAAGCCATGGCTTAAGCATTATCCGGACACCGTCGCCCCGGAACTGGACCTACCCTCGGTCTCCATCCCCGAGCTGTTCGACGAGGTCTCCCAGAAGTACGGCAACAAGACCTCGGTGATTTTCTACGGCAAGAAGATCTCCTACAAGGAGCTTCGGGAGCTGGCCGACCGCTTTGCCAACGCCCTGGCCGGGCTGGGGGTGCAAAAGGGCGACCGGGTGGCCCTGTACCTGCTCAACTGTCCGCAGTACATCATTGCCTACATGGGCGCGCTCAAGGTGGGCGCTGTGGTCACTCCGGTGAGCCCGGTCTACACCAGCCAGGAGGTGCGCCACCAGCTCAGCGACAGCGGGGCCAAGACGGTGGTGTGCCAGGACATCCTCTATGACAACGTGGCCGCGACCGGTGTGGACTTGGACAACGTGATCATCACTGGCATCGACGAGTATCTGCCCAGGCTCAAGAAGATGTTCGCCAAGGGCGTGGTGGCCAAGGCCTACGGCGGCATGCACATACCCGACGCGGCCTTGATCGCCCAGGCGGGCTTGCTGAAAATGCAGGACCTGTTGAAGCAGAGCTCGCCCAACCCGCCGGCGGTGAGCATCGACCCGGCCACGGACCTGGCCGCCTTGCCCTACACCGGCGGCACCACGGGCCACCCCAAGGCGGCCATGCTCACCCACCAGAACATCGTGTCTTGCCAAGCCCAGGCCCTGGCCTTTTGGGAACACCAGTTCGTGGACGGGGACGAGACCATCATCGCCTTCCTGCCCTTGTTCCACATCTACGGGCAGGTGGTGATCATGCTCACCGGCCTGGTGCACGGCTTCACCCTGGTGCTGTTCACCACCCCGGACATGGACGAGATCCTGGCTGCGGTGGAGCGCTACAACGCCTCGGGCTTCTACGGGGTGCCCACCCTCTACGAGTACTTGAAGGAGTACGACAAGACCGCGCGGGTGAACTGGAAGAAGCTCAAGATCATCGTGTGCGGGGCCGACACTCTGCACGAGACCACGGTGGACGACTGGGAGCGGCGCACCGGCAGCCGCATCGTGGAGGGCTACGGCATGACCGAGACCGCCGCCGTGAGCCACACCAACCCCCTGCACCGGACCAAGAAGGGCTCCTTCGGCCTGCCGGTTCCCAACGTGACCGCGGCCATCGTGGAGGTGGACGGCGACCAGGCGGTGCCTCTGGGCGAGGTGGGCGAGATGGTGCTCAGCGGGCCCAACATCATGCAGGGCTATTGGCAGCGCGACCAGGATAACGCCGAGACCATGCTGGACATGGCGGGGATGCGCTGGATGCGCACCGGCGATTTGGTGAGCATGGACGAGGAGGGCTACTTCCATTTCTTCGACCGCAAGCGCGACCTTATCAAGCACAAGGGCTACTCGGTATTCGCCAAGCACGTGGAGGAGGTGCTCTACAACCACCCGCAGGTCAAGGCGGCCGGCGTGGTGGGGGTTCCCGATCCCAAGGTGGGGCAGCTGATCAAGGCCTACGTGGTCTTGCAGGCCGAGGCTCGGGGCAAGCTGTCCGAGGAGGAGCTCATCGCCTACTGCAAGGACGAGCTGGCCCACTACAAGGTGCCCCAGATCATCGAGTTCCGCGGCGAGCTGCCCAAGACCGACGTGGGCAAGGTGAGCCGCCGCGAACTGCGCGAGGAGGGCGAGGAGGCAGTGGCATGA